The window GAAGACGTTCGTGATGTGGGACATCATCCACGACCGCACGCACATGCGCGGCGACCTGCCGTTCGACCCGTTCATGATCAAGCAGCGGATGCCGTTCTTCCTCTACTCGCTGGAGGAGATGCGCTGCGACATGACCGCGTTCCGCGAGTCGGTCAAGATCGAGCGCGCCCTCGACGCCCGCGTGGCGGCGGGCGAGGAGCTCACCGAGACCGAGCGCGAGATGCACGAGTACGCGCACCTGGTGCAGTACGCCGTGATCTTCGACCGCATCTTCCGCTTCGCGATCACCGGCACCCGCGTCCGCAACTACGACGCGGTGGGCGGCCAGCTGCTGTTCGCGTGGCTGCACCAGCGCGGCGTGCTGCACTGGACCGACACGGCCCTGGCGTTCGACTGGGACAGCGTACCCGACGCGGTCGTGGCGCTGGGCGATGCGATCGACGACCTGTACTGGCACTCGATCGACCGTCCGAAGGTCGCGCACTGGCTCGCCGCCTACGACCTCGTGCGCGGCACGCTCACCCCGCACCCCGCCTCGCAGTGGGCACGCGGACTCTCGGACGAGATCCTCGCCGGCGCCCCGAAGGGCTACACCGACGCGGTGATGGACGACGAGTTCCCCCTGTCGATGTTCTTCGAGACGCTCGACAAGAAGATGAAGCCCGTCATCGAATCGACGGTCGGCATCCGCGGCACGGACGACTGATCCGCACCGCCACCGTTGTGACGCTGGGGCGCACAGCCTCTGCGGCCGGAGACCCGAATCCGGGTCCGGCCGCAGAGGCCTTCTCGGCAGGAGGAGAGTGATCGCATGACCGACATCACGCCGCACGGACCGCGCGGACGCACCGTGCTCCTGGCCGGGGCCACCAGCGCCGCGGGACTCGCCGTCACCCGGGCCCTGCACGACGCCGGCGCGCGGGTGGTCGCCACCGGCCGCTCGGCCGAACGCCTCACCCCTCTCGCCGACGCGGGAGCCGAGACCCGGGTGGCCGATGCGACCTCCCTCGCGGAGATGACCGCGCTCGCGGAGCAGCTCGGACCCGTCGATGCCGTGGTGCCGCTCGTGGGCGGCTGGCGCGGCGGCGGAGGTCTCGCGGGACAGAGCGACGAGGACTTCGACGCGCTGCTCCCGGCACTCGGGGCCGTGCGGGCCACCAGCCGGGCGTTCGATGCGGCCCTGCGCGCCTCGACGGCCGGGCGGTTCGCGGTCGTGTCGTCGACGGCGGTCGCGCGCCCCCTCGCCGGTGGCGCGAACTACGCGGCGGTGAAGGCGGCGAGCGAGGCGTGGACGCGCGCGGTGGCGCACGGGTACGCGAAGGCTGCGCGCGACGCCGGCGAGCCGCTGCGCGCCGCCGCGGTGGTGTTCCGCGCGAAGGCGCTCGACCCCGCAGCCCTCGCGGCCCGGGTCGCCGCGCTGTGGGAAGACGACGCGGCCGAGCTCAACGACCGGATCATCGACCTGGGCTGATTCTTTGACGTCGCGCGGACTACGGGCGACGGACGGGCGGGCTGCGGACGCGCGGGCTGCGGACGCGCGGGCTGCGGACGGCGGGCTGCGGACGGCGGACGGGCGGGCTGCGGGCGGGCGGGCTGCGGGCGGGCGGGCTCCGGGCGGGGCTGCGTCCGTGTGGGTCAGCGGGACTCGGGCGGGATGCCGCGGACGACCGGGGGCGCATCGGGGTGGTGGCCGTGCGCGCGGCGGTCGCGCGCGTCGCCCGTCTCCTGCCGCTCACCGAGAGGATCGTGTGCCGCGGGGCCGGTGCCCTCGTCCGTCGCGTCGGGCGCCTGATCCGGCGCCGTCGCGTACAGCTCGGTGAGGTGACGGTACGACCGCGTGAAGAACGCCAGCGTCGCCGCGACGACCATGATCAGTCCGGCGAACAGGCAGATGAGGGCGATGCCGCGCGCCTCACCCTCGCCGAGCAGCCACTCCCACTGCCGCTGCCCCTCGGCGGTGTCCATGTACGGGATCACGACGTACTCCGCGATCGGCGCGATGAGGAAGGCCGTGATCGGGGCGGCCGCGGCCTCCATCGCCGCCGCCGTGCCGAACACCCGCCCCTGTCGCGTGAACGGCACGACCTTCTGGATGACCGTCTGCTCGGCGGCCTCGACCGGAGGGACCAGCGCCATGTACACCCACATGCCCAGC of the Microbacterium sufflavum genome contains:
- a CDS encoding SDR family oxidoreductase, with amino-acid sequence MTDITPHGPRGRTVLLAGATSAAGLAVTRALHDAGARVVATGRSAERLTPLADAGAETRVADATSLAEMTALAEQLGPVDAVVPLVGGWRGGGGLAGQSDEDFDALLPALGAVRATSRAFDAALRASTAGRFAVVSSTAVARPLAGGANYAAVKAASEAWTRAVAHGYAKAARDAGEPLRAAAVVFRAKALDPAALAARVAALWEDDAAELNDRIIDLG